A window of uncultured Gellertiella sp. genomic DNA:
GTATGAACCTGACAGACTCTGGCGTGCCTCAGCGATTGAGTATCTCGAGCGCTGCCTCATGCACGGCCTTGCTGCCGGCGGCAATCACCAGTCCGCCATTTTCCGGACGCCCGCCATCCCAGGCGGTGAAATAGCCGCCGGCCTGCTCGACCAGCGGGATCAGCGCCCCGACGTCGTAGGGCTTCAGCGCGCTTTCGACCACCAGGTCGATATGGCCTGCGGCCAGCAGCGCATAGGCATAGCAATCGCAACCGTAGCGAAACAGCCTGACCTGATTCTGGATCGTCATGTAACGGTCCATTTCGCTGCCCTCGAACAGATGCGGCGAGGTGGTGAACAGGATCGCGTCGGAGAGTGACGTGCAGGCCCGCGTCTTCAGCTTGCGGCTGCCCTCCGGCCCCTCGTACCAGGAGGATGTGCCATCGGCAAAATAGCGTTCGCCGGTAAAGGGCTGGTCCATCAGGCCCATGATCGACCGGCCCTTTTCGCGCAGGCCGATCAGCGTGCCCCAGACCGGCACGCCGGAGATGAAGGCGCGGGTGCCGTCGATCGGGTCGATCACCCAGAGCAGGTCGCGGTCAAGGCCGATATCGGCATGTTCCTCGCC
This region includes:
- the hisN gene encoding histidinol-phosphatase; this encodes MYPDRAFFNRLADAAKAETLPRFRSLLDVDNKQQAGGLYDPVTEGDRAAETAIRSLILEHYPEHGILGEEHADIGLDRDLLWVIDPIDGTRAFISGVPVWGTLIGLREKGRSIMGLMDQPFTGERYFADGTSSWYEGPEGSRKLKTRACTSLSDAILFTTSPHLFEGSEMDRYMTIQNQVRLFRYGCDCYAYALLAAGHIDLVVESALKPYDVGALIPLVEQAGGYFTAWDGGRPENGGLVIAAGSKAVHEAALEILNR